The following proteins are encoded in a genomic region of Coffea eugenioides isolate CCC68of chromosome 6, Ceug_1.0, whole genome shotgun sequence:
- the LOC113775512 gene encoding uncharacterized protein LOC113775512, protein MDKRKQSGSSSSFTSDLFGSKESSASSSSWIFESILAPSPKGLGRQPPRPEFLEKKQDPASQPCSTKARPSESIPPVSGGHNVGILNKEASSFYQEEKMQPCHLSSSIYYGGREVYSYPQDTQTQSSNTFGKDGGEDDSGSASRGNWWQGSLYY, encoded by the exons ATGGACAAAAGAAAGCAATCtggttcttcttcttcattcaCTTCTGATCTTTTTGGGTCCAAGGAGTCCTCTGCTTCATCCTCTTCATGGATATTTGAGTCCATCTTGGCGCCGTCTCCAAAG GGTTTGGGACGGCAGCCTCCGCGCCCGGAGTTTCTTGAAAAGAAGCAAGACCCTGCTAGTCAGCCCTGCAGTACCAAAGCTCGCCCTTCAG AAAGTATTCCCCCAGTCAGCGGAGGCCATAATGTCGGCATTTTAAACAAGGAGGCGAGCTCATTTTATCAGGAAGAAAAGATGCAACCATGTCATCTCAGCTCGTCCATATACTATGGGGGTCGAGAAGTGTATTCTTACCCTCAGGATACCCAGACCCAGAGCTCCAATACT TTTGGTAAAGATGGTGGAGAAGATGACTCTGGCTCTGCATCAAGAGGAAATTGGTGGCAGG GATCTCTGTACTACTAG